One Nocardia iowensis DNA window includes the following coding sequences:
- a CDS encoding SDR family oxidoreductase — protein MYQVPNQQGKLAVVTGANSGTGKEAAERLAAAGAHVVLAVRSPDKGEQARAEIRTAHPAAHVEVRRLDLADLASVREFADDLIAEGKPLDLLLNNAGVANVPRRFETADGFELQLGSNFLGPFALTVRLLPLLLSAPAPRVATMSSLGAATGRIDLDDLQSTRHYSPTKAYAQSKLADLMMTLHLADLAAQHNWPLLSVGAHPGTTRTNLMASGPTMGGGRPGLLTSLATKIVPSQGPEEGTEPLLYAATSPDATPGGYFGPRWVMIGPPKPARPPRRAQDKTVAARLWTQAEHLTGTTLTAQL, from the coding sequence ATGTATCAGGTACCTAACCAACAGGGCAAACTCGCCGTCGTGACGGGCGCGAACAGCGGCACCGGCAAAGAGGCCGCCGAACGCCTGGCCGCAGCCGGAGCGCACGTGGTGCTCGCCGTGCGCAGTCCGGACAAAGGCGAGCAAGCGCGAGCGGAGATCCGCACCGCACACCCCGCCGCCCACGTCGAGGTCCGCCGGCTCGACCTGGCCGACCTGGCTTCGGTCCGCGAGTTCGCCGACGACCTGATCGCCGAGGGCAAACCGCTGGACCTGCTGCTCAACAACGCCGGAGTGGCGAACGTGCCCCGCCGGTTCGAAACAGCAGACGGATTCGAGCTCCAACTGGGCAGCAACTTCCTGGGCCCGTTCGCGCTCACGGTCCGGCTGCTACCGCTGCTGCTGTCGGCTCCCGCGCCACGCGTGGCCACGATGAGCAGCCTCGGCGCCGCCACCGGCCGAATCGACCTCGATGACCTGCAGTCCACCCGCCACTACAGCCCCACCAAGGCCTACGCCCAATCCAAACTGGCCGACCTGATGATGACCCTGCACCTGGCAGACCTCGCAGCCCAACACAACTGGCCGCTGCTCTCGGTCGGCGCGCACCCCGGCACCACTCGAACCAACCTGATGGCCTCGGGACCGACCATGGGCGGCGGCCGACCCGGCCTGCTCACCTCGCTGGCCACCAAAATCGTGCCGTCCCAGGGCCCGGAAGAAGGCACGGAACCGTTGCTGTATGCGGCAACCAGCCCCGATGCCACACCCGGCGGCTACTTCGGCCCACGCTGGGTCATGATCGGACCCCCGAAACCCGCCCGCCCACCCCGCCGGGCACAGGACAAGACCGTCGCGGCACGCCTGTGGACCCAAGCCGAACACCTCACCGGCACCACCCTCACCGCCCAACTCTGA
- a CDS encoding SAM-dependent methyltransferase, with amino-acid sequence MPDSRSQTTTGLPTKIDTSVAHEARVYDYWLGGKDNYPADRALGDAIAHHIPAIRTMARANRAFLGRAVHYLTSEAGINQFLDIGTGIPTAGNTHEVAQRLDPAARVVYVDNDPIVLAHARALMASKPQGKTAFIHADLHDPAAILRDDALGATLDLDQPVAIMLVAIMMYFRDSDHPHEIIGNLLEVVPSGSYLVISHPTADFDARAMARVVASAEEAGITFYPRSRAETESLFAGTELIEPGVVPVVTWRPNPGEDATDPESAWYWAGVGRKP; translated from the coding sequence ATGCCGGACAGCCGTTCACAGACCACCACCGGATTACCGACCAAGATCGATACCAGCGTCGCGCACGAAGCGCGCGTCTACGATTATTGGCTCGGTGGAAAGGACAATTACCCGGCTGATCGCGCACTCGGGGACGCCATCGCCCACCATATTCCTGCGATTCGCACGATGGCCCGCGCCAATCGCGCGTTTCTCGGCCGTGCGGTCCACTATCTGACCAGCGAGGCGGGCATCAACCAGTTCCTCGACATCGGCACCGGCATTCCGACCGCGGGCAATACCCATGAAGTGGCGCAGCGGCTCGATCCCGCCGCACGCGTGGTGTATGTCGACAACGATCCCATCGTGCTAGCGCACGCACGCGCCCTGATGGCCAGCAAACCGCAGGGCAAGACCGCGTTCATCCATGCCGACCTGCACGACCCGGCCGCCATCCTGCGCGACGACGCCCTCGGCGCCACTCTCGACCTCGACCAGCCGGTCGCCATCATGCTGGTGGCGATCATGATGTACTTCCGGGACAGCGATCACCCACACGAGATCATCGGAAATCTCCTGGAGGTAGTGCCGTCCGGCAGCTACCTCGTGATCTCCCATCCCACCGCCGATTTCGACGCGCGTGCCATGGCTCGGGTGGTGGCCTCCGCCGAAGAGGCGGGCATCACCTTCTATCCCCGCAGTCGGGCCGAAACCGAATCCCTGTTCGCGGGGACGGAGCTGATCGAGCCGGGTGTCGTTCCCGTGGTCACCTGGCGGCCCAACCCTGGCGAGGACGCCACCGACCCCGAATCCGCCTGGTACTGGGCGGGCGTCGGGCGCAAACCCTGA
- a CDS encoding SRPBCC family protein, protein MTTRTTAATVRTQIVVEAPVEYAFAVFTERFGDFKPPEHNILGVELAETVFEPHVGGHIYDRAVDGTECRWARVLAYEPPHHLVFSWNIDPRWQIESNPDKTSEVEVRFIAETAQRTRVELEHRHIERHGQGWQTIHDCVNGETGWPAYLPRFANILGKGIR, encoded by the coding sequence ATGACCACACGAACCACGGCGGCGACGGTGCGGACACAAATCGTCGTCGAGGCGCCGGTCGAGTACGCATTCGCGGTGTTCACCGAGCGGTTCGGTGATTTCAAGCCACCCGAGCACAACATCCTCGGCGTGGAGCTGGCCGAGACCGTGTTCGAGCCGCACGTCGGAGGCCACATCTACGACCGGGCAGTCGACGGGACCGAGTGCCGGTGGGCGCGGGTGCTTGCCTACGAGCCACCGCATCACCTGGTGTTCAGCTGGAACATCGACCCCCGATGGCAGATCGAGTCGAACCCGGACAAGACCAGCGAAGTCGAGGTCCGCTTCATCGCCGAAACCGCGCAACGTACCCGGGTAGAACTCGAGCACCGCCATATCGAGCGCCACGGCCAGGGCTGGCAGACGATCCACGACTGTGTGAACGGCGAGACCGGTTGGCCCGCTTACCTACCGCGCTTCGCCAACATACTTGGCAAGGGCATCCGATGA
- a CDS encoding NADP-dependent oxidoreductase codes for MVESRRIVLASRPEGAPTSANFRTETAELPPIEEGQVLLRTLYLSLDPYMRGRMSAAKSYAKPVAIGEVMVGGTVAEVVDSRDPSLAKGDVVLANSGWQTHDVVPASSVRKLDPDVAPVSTALGVLGMPGFTAYSGLLKIGQPRAGETVVVAAATGPVGSAVGQIAKIKGARAVGIAGGPKKCAHLIDEFGFDAAIDHRAPDFAEQLKAAVPDGIDVYFENVAGAVADAVYPLLNTYARVPVCGLIANYNAAGTATGPDRLPAFYGRILIKSLTIRGFIQTEFVRELYPDFLRDMAEWIADGRVRYLEDITEGFDKAPEAFIGMLEGRNFGKVVVKVAD; via the coding sequence ATGGTCGAATCGAGACGAATCGTGCTTGCTTCCCGCCCAGAGGGTGCGCCTACCTCGGCGAACTTCCGCACCGAGACCGCAGAGCTGCCGCCGATCGAGGAGGGGCAGGTGCTGTTGCGAACCTTGTATCTGTCCCTTGACCCGTACATGCGCGGCCGGATGAGCGCCGCGAAGTCCTATGCGAAGCCGGTCGCGATCGGCGAGGTTATGGTCGGTGGCACCGTGGCCGAGGTGGTCGACTCCCGCGACCCGTCGCTCGCGAAAGGCGATGTGGTGCTCGCCAATTCGGGTTGGCAGACGCACGACGTGGTGCCCGCGTCCAGCGTGCGTAAGCTCGATCCGGACGTAGCGCCGGTCTCGACCGCGCTCGGCGTCCTCGGCATGCCCGGCTTTACGGCGTACTCCGGGCTGCTGAAGATCGGTCAGCCGCGCGCAGGGGAAACCGTCGTGGTCGCCGCCGCCACCGGCCCGGTCGGCTCGGCCGTCGGGCAGATCGCCAAGATCAAGGGTGCTCGCGCGGTCGGCATCGCGGGCGGGCCGAAGAAGTGTGCGCACCTGATCGACGAGTTCGGCTTCGACGCCGCGATCGACCACCGCGCCCCCGACTTCGCCGAGCAGCTGAAGGCGGCGGTGCCGGACGGCATCGACGTCTACTTCGAAAACGTCGCGGGCGCCGTCGCCGACGCGGTCTACCCGTTGCTGAATACCTATGCGCGCGTTCCGGTTTGCGGTCTCATCGCCAACTACAACGCCGCCGGTACCGCCACCGGACCCGACCGCCTCCCCGCCTTCTACGGCCGAATCCTGATCAAGAGCCTCACCATTCGCGGCTTCATCCAAACCGAGTTCGTCCGCGAGCTGTACCCCGACTTCCTCCGCGATATGGCCGAATGGATCGCCGACGGCCGCGTCCGCTACCTCGAAGACATCACCGAAGGCTTCGACAAGGCCCCTGAAGCCTTCATCGGCATGCTCGAGGGCCGTAACTTCGGCAAGGTCGTCGTCAAAGTCGCCGACTAG
- a CDS encoding LGFP repeat-containing protein: MARLRRTYRLSRPRRSAALATAALAVLLAAGTAAARPIGPFEVGGAIEVEYDEAGGGAVLGDPTSPESDAANGGKYQTFDRNAAIYWHADAGAHQIGGPILDKWRELGAETGGLRYPVTREQSTPSKPGRFNHFQGGSIYWSVGTAAHQVSGLIRDKWYSLGAENSPLGFPITDEAAAKDNGRYNLFNDGTIYWSPRTGAHAVWGAIRTSWEARAAANGTYGYPTSDEYDYQGGKAQDFEGGRITWIP; this comes from the coding sequence TTGGCACGCCTTCGTCGTACCTACCGCTTGTCCAGGCCGCGCCGGAGCGCCGCCCTGGCCACGGCAGCGCTGGCCGTCCTGCTCGCCGCGGGAACCGCGGCTGCCCGGCCGATCGGCCCCTTCGAGGTCGGCGGGGCGATCGAGGTCGAATACGACGAGGCAGGCGGTGGCGCCGTGCTCGGTGACCCGACCTCCCCCGAGTCGGACGCCGCCAATGGCGGCAAGTACCAGACCTTCGATCGCAATGCCGCGATCTACTGGCACGCCGACGCCGGCGCGCACCAGATCGGTGGCCCCATCCTGGACAAGTGGCGCGAATTGGGCGCGGAGACCGGCGGGCTGCGCTACCCCGTGACCCGGGAGCAGTCGACACCGTCGAAACCCGGTCGCTTCAACCACTTCCAAGGCGGCTCGATCTATTGGTCGGTGGGCACCGCGGCCCATCAGGTCAGCGGCCTGATCCGCGACAAGTGGTATTCCCTCGGCGCGGAGAACAGCCCACTGGGCTTCCCCATCACCGATGAGGCCGCGGCCAAGGACAACGGCCGCTACAACCTCTTCAACGACGGCACGATCTACTGGTCCCCCCGCACCGGCGCACACGCCGTATGGGGCGCCATCCGAACCAGCTGGGAAGCCCGTGCCGCCGCCAACGGCACCTACGGCTACCCCACCAGCGACGAATACGATTACCAGGGCGGCAAGGCCCAAGACTTCGAGGGTGGCCGAATCACCTGGATTCCCTAG
- a CDS encoding TetR/AcrR family transcriptional regulator, whose translation MEFKRARSEEQRLERRRQVLVTAAGMLTEMPVAKLSLNELSRRIGLAKSNVLRYFESREAVLLELLQAQMQDWVTDLEHSTEPDAGTPRKRGDRLAEIVAASMARRPVLCDLLAAHAAVLEHNISTEVAIQYKHAMRRSVQALTRLVERQLPELDTGDADLLVETILLVAMGAWPWSRPSEAMRAAYAADPELAAMGLDFTEVLRRTVATTISGLLARQQNPISDTTPTR comes from the coding sequence GTGGAGTTCAAGCGCGCACGCAGCGAAGAGCAGCGGCTCGAACGGCGTCGGCAGGTCTTGGTGACCGCGGCCGGAATGCTGACCGAGATGCCGGTCGCCAAGCTCAGCCTCAACGAGCTCAGCCGACGTATCGGGCTGGCCAAATCCAACGTGCTGCGCTACTTCGAGTCACGCGAAGCAGTCCTACTCGAGCTACTGCAGGCCCAGATGCAGGACTGGGTCACCGACCTTGAGCACTCGACCGAACCGGACGCGGGCACCCCGCGCAAACGCGGGGACCGGCTGGCCGAGATCGTGGCCGCGTCGATGGCGCGGCGACCGGTGCTGTGCGACCTGCTCGCCGCCCACGCAGCGGTGCTCGAACACAACATCTCCACCGAGGTCGCGATCCAGTACAAACACGCTATGCGCCGGTCCGTGCAAGCCCTGACCCGGCTCGTCGAGCGCCAGCTACCCGAACTCGACACCGGCGACGCGGACCTGCTGGTGGAAACCATCCTGCTGGTGGCCATGGGAGCGTGGCCATGGAGCCGGCCATCGGAAGCGATGCGGGCCGCCTACGCCGCCGACCCCGAACTCGCCGCGATGGGACTCGACTTCACCGAAGTGCTACGCCGGACCGTGGCGACCACAATCTCCGGACTCCTCGCCCGCCAGCAAAATCCAATCAGCGACACAACCCCGACCCGCTGA
- a CDS encoding GGDEF domain-containing protein: MGDGQSVFQSWWREHIDYRWLVDTLDVHSALRPLKAMLGSAGLVMLAITTIALFSPAGQNGTAGKIQGGIVAATAVLWTLRWWLLPWPGEVESLVLIAAVDVAITANNVMVQDRLLGAMGSALLVVTGGYVTVFHGPRFLLWHVGWSLLSIVVLSLMMVLGEGHGAGDIALGVVVVLVSFVVDIFVLPIVQFCHWVLRRDALTDPLTGLMNRRGLDYHMSRHVDSPDSRRRLARRRKARASYVATVDLDRFKTINDTYGHAVGDDVLVCTAQRLRATVDPDALVARTGGEEFALVGYLRDPADEIGERIRAAIETMPDLPVEVTASIGVALWDGARMDLRHTEPTGRQLLQLSDEAMYMAKRLGGNAVIVTSADEQDAAASSGGVATGEWSG; this comes from the coding sequence GTGGGCGATGGTCAATCGGTGTTCCAATCCTGGTGGCGCGAGCACATCGACTATCGCTGGCTGGTCGACACGCTCGACGTGCATTCGGCCTTGCGGCCGTTGAAGGCAATGCTCGGCTCCGCCGGTCTCGTCATGCTGGCGATCACGACCATCGCGCTGTTCTCCCCGGCCGGGCAAAACGGAACGGCAGGAAAGATCCAGGGCGGAATTGTCGCCGCGACCGCCGTGTTGTGGACGCTGCGCTGGTGGTTGCTGCCGTGGCCGGGTGAAGTCGAGTCGCTGGTGCTGATCGCCGCGGTCGATGTCGCCATCACCGCCAACAATGTCATGGTGCAGGACCGGCTGCTCGGCGCGATGGGCAGTGCGTTGCTCGTGGTCACCGGGGGCTATGTGACCGTTTTCCACGGGCCGCGGTTTCTGCTGTGGCACGTCGGCTGGTCATTGCTGTCGATCGTGGTGCTGTCGCTGATGATGGTGCTCGGCGAAGGGCACGGAGCGGGCGATATCGCGCTCGGTGTCGTCGTGGTGCTGGTGTCGTTCGTCGTCGATATTTTCGTGCTGCCGATCGTGCAGTTCTGCCATTGGGTATTGCGCCGCGACGCCCTGACGGATCCACTGACCGGCCTGATGAATCGGCGCGGTCTGGATTACCACATGTCGCGCCACGTCGACTCTCCGGATTCGCGCCGCCGCTTGGCTCGTCGGCGAAAAGCACGGGCAAGCTATGTCGCGACAGTGGATCTCGACCGCTTCAAGACCATCAACGACACCTACGGGCACGCGGTCGGTGACGACGTCCTGGTGTGCACGGCGCAGCGCCTGCGTGCGACGGTCGATCCCGATGCCCTCGTGGCGCGCACCGGCGGCGAGGAGTTCGCGCTCGTCGGTTACCTGCGCGACCCGGCCGACGAGATCGGCGAGCGGATCCGTGCCGCCATCGAGACCATGCCGGATCTTCCCGTCGAAGTCACGGCGAGCATCGGTGTCGCACTGTGGGATGGCGCCCGGATGGACCTCCGCCACACCGAACCTACTGGCCGGCAGCTGCTCCAGCTGTCGGACGAGGCGATGTACATGGCGAAACGTCTCGGCGGTAACGCGGTCATCGTCACCAGCGCCGACGAACAGGATGCTGCTGCCTCCTCTGGAGGCGTCGCAACAGGCGAATGGTCGGGCTAA
- a CDS encoding LGFP repeat-containing protein: protein MARLRRTRAALTMTTAGLALLLTAGTAAARPIGPFDVGGAIEVEYDQAGGGGVFGDPVIPESDAGRGGKYQAFERNASIYWHPSTGAHQIGGAIRDKWGNFGFENGLLGYPVTREESTPSKPGRYNHFQGGSIYWSIGTDAHQIGGAIRDKWGSYGWENSPLGFPITDEAPAKNNGRYNLFNDGAIYWSGPTGAHVVWGAIRTTWEARAGVNGGYGYPTSDEYDYQGGKAQDFQGGRITWHP from the coding sequence TTGGCACGCTTACGTCGCACCCGCGCCGCACTGACCATGACCACCGCCGGGTTGGCCCTGCTGCTGACCGCGGGCACCGCTGCCGCCCGGCCGATCGGGCCCTTCGATGTCGGCGGCGCTATCGAGGTCGAATACGACCAGGCCGGTGGCGGCGGCGTCTTCGGCGACCCGGTCATCCCCGAATCCGACGCGGGCCGCGGCGGCAAGTACCAAGCCTTCGAACGCAACGCCTCGATCTACTGGCATCCCAGCACCGGAGCTCATCAGATCGGCGGCGCCATCCGCGACAAATGGGGCAACTTCGGCTTCGAGAACGGGTTGCTCGGCTACCCGGTAACCAGGGAAGAGTCGACACCCTCGAAGCCGGGCCGCTACAACCACTTCCAAGGCGGCTCCATCTACTGGTCCATCGGCACTGACGCGCACCAGATCGGCGGCGCGATCCGCGACAAGTGGGGCTCCTACGGCTGGGAGAACAGCCCGCTCGGCTTCCCCATCACCGACGAAGCGCCCGCCAAGAACAACGGCCGCTACAACCTCTTCAACGACGGCGCTATCTACTGGTCCGGCCCCACCGGCGCGCACGTCGTCTGGGGTGCCATTCGCACCACCTGGGAGGCCAGGGCCGGTGTCAACGGCGGCTACGGCTACCCCACCAGTGACGAGTACGACTACCAGGGCGGCAAAGCCCAGGACTTCCAGGGCGGCCGCATCACCTGGCACCCCTGA
- a CDS encoding N-acetylglucosamine kinase, which translates to MKLPQNEQIPGVLAIDAGNSKTDVALVTLTGTVLGSVRGGGFQPHRVGADQAIEGIAPLVESVARQAGLTRGGILTTRVSACMANVDLPIEEQRLHAAIAARPWGVSVGVTNDTFGLLRAGTDSPRGVAVVCGAGINCVGLLPDGRTARFPALGRLTGDWGGGGGMAAEAMWHAARAEDGRGEPTALSDAIGSYFGLAGANAVAEAIHLGQLAEQRLHELVRVLFTTAEAGDPTALQLIDRQADEITRLAFVTLRRLDLLDEPTPLILGGGVLAARQPLLIDNLLARLAKAAPLAEPRIVVAPPVLGAALLGLDHLGAGPAAHQRLRAAYPTVSASDGRPEFPSEMGQPA; encoded by the coding sequence ATGAAACTGCCACAGAACGAACAGATTCCCGGCGTCCTCGCGATCGACGCCGGCAACAGCAAGACCGACGTCGCCTTGGTCACGCTCACCGGGACAGTCCTCGGAAGCGTGCGCGGTGGCGGGTTCCAGCCCCATCGGGTCGGCGCGGACCAGGCGATCGAGGGGATCGCACCGCTGGTCGAGTCGGTGGCCCGGCAAGCGGGACTCACCCGAGGGGGGATTCTCACCACCCGGGTGAGCGCGTGCATGGCCAACGTCGATCTGCCGATCGAGGAACAGCGGCTGCACGCCGCCATCGCGGCTCGGCCGTGGGGTGTGAGCGTTGGCGTCACCAATGACACGTTCGGGCTGCTGCGCGCGGGTACCGACAGCCCGCGGGGTGTCGCGGTCGTCTGCGGTGCGGGGATCAACTGCGTGGGGTTGCTGCCGGACGGTCGCACCGCCCGCTTCCCGGCGCTCGGCCGACTCACCGGCGACTGGGGCGGTGGCGGCGGCATGGCCGCGGAAGCCATGTGGCACGCGGCACGGGCCGAGGACGGCCGGGGCGAGCCGACGGCACTATCCGACGCCATCGGCAGCTACTTCGGGCTGGCCGGAGCCAATGCGGTCGCCGAGGCGATCCACCTGGGCCAGCTGGCGGAGCAGCGGCTACACGAGCTGGTGCGGGTGCTGTTCACCACCGCCGAGGCGGGCGATCCGACCGCTTTGCAACTGATCGACCGGCAAGCCGACGAAATCACCCGACTCGCGTTCGTCACCCTGCGCCGACTGGACCTACTGGACGAGCCGACCCCGCTGATCCTCGGCGGCGGTGTGCTCGCCGCCCGGCAGCCGCTGCTCATCGACAACCTGTTGGCCCGACTCGCCAAGGCCGCACCACTCGCCGAGCCCCGAATAGTCGTCGCCCCACCGGTTCTCGGTGCCGCACTGCTCGGCCTCGACCACCTCGGCGCCGGGCCCGCCGCCCACCAGCGCCTGCGCGCCGCCTACCCGACCGTGTCCGCCAGCGATGGCAGACCAGAATTCCCGAGCGAAATGGGCCAGCCCGCTTGA
- a CDS encoding pyridoxamine 5'-phosphate oxidase family protein, whose translation MTVDNTTTEPMQPPTPRSLGQRRADALKRLGTNHQMWLATAGEGYGPHLIPVSYTWNTNTLTTATFEHSRTVANLHATPRARVAIGDTADVIMIEATASLIPVDAIDPTAADGYAQVSHDPRTMPGFVYIQLAPQRIQVWNGFHEFTGRTVMADGQWLDRPID comes from the coding sequence ATGACAGTCGACAACACAACCACCGAACCCATGCAGCCGCCCACCCCGCGCAGCCTCGGCCAGCGGCGCGCGGACGCGCTGAAACGACTCGGGACCAACCATCAAATGTGGCTGGCTACCGCAGGCGAGGGGTACGGCCCGCACCTCATCCCGGTTTCCTACACCTGGAACACGAACACCCTCACCACGGCGACGTTCGAGCACAGTCGCACCGTCGCCAACCTCCACGCAACTCCACGAGCCAGAGTCGCCATCGGAGACACCGCCGACGTGATCATGATCGAGGCCACCGCATCGCTCATACCCGTCGATGCGATCGACCCCACCGCCGCCGACGGATACGCCCAGGTGTCACACGACCCGCGCACCATGCCAGGTTTCGTCTACATCCAACTCGCTCCACAACGCATACAGGTATGGAACGGATTCCACGAGTTCACCGGACGCACCGTTATGGCAGACGGCCAATGGCTCGATCGGCCGATCGACTAG
- a CDS encoding TetR/AcrR family transcriptional regulator, whose protein sequence is MPARIDAEQRRQHVVEAAFRLVVAEGLEGLSLRKVAVESGLNIGSVRHYFDDHQDLLAAAATEVGDRMGRRLARHPVAALRGLTGERAVDALQSLLEELLPVDEERRVESIVLLEFIVAARTKPVFRPVTEQMAADLRQVVTDALRALAVPEPAEEAERITAIMEGLSLDAVTPHGSLGVERLRKTLRTHVCSVLAPPA, encoded by the coding sequence GTGCCCGCACGTATCGACGCCGAACAGCGTCGCCAACACGTCGTCGAAGCAGCGTTCCGGCTGGTAGTCGCCGAAGGCCTGGAGGGGCTGTCGCTGCGTAAGGTCGCTGTCGAATCCGGGTTGAACATCGGGTCGGTACGGCACTACTTCGATGATCATCAGGACCTGCTCGCCGCGGCGGCGACGGAGGTCGGCGACCGGATGGGGCGCAGGCTGGCCCGGCACCCCGTCGCCGCGCTGCGCGGGCTGACCGGCGAACGAGCCGTCGACGCCCTGCAATCGCTGTTGGAAGAATTGCTCCCGGTCGACGAGGAACGGCGCGTCGAATCGATCGTGCTGCTCGAGTTCATCGTCGCCGCCCGGACGAAGCCGGTGTTCCGGCCGGTCACCGAGCAGATGGCCGCCGACCTGCGCCAGGTGGTGACCGACGCGCTGCGCGCCCTCGCCGTCCCCGAACCGGCCGAGGAGGCCGAACGAATCACCGCGATCATGGAGGGCCTCAGCCTCGATGCGGTGACACCGCACGGCTCGCTCGGCGTCGAACGTCTGCGCAAGACGCTTCGCACCCACGTGTGCTCGGTGCTTGCTCCGCCCGCGTGA
- a CDS encoding ABC-F family ATP-binding cassette domain-containing protein — translation MGHIDVNTICYGLPDGRVLLDEVSFRVSEGAKVALIGANGSGKSTLLRIITGDITPEAGSVTRSGRLGVMRQFIGRDGADVRDLLLSVSPPRLRRAAAAVDLAEAKIKSRDDTEAQLAYASALAEWGDAGGYDAEVLWDVCTTKALGMPFDQCMRRAVQTLSGGEQKRLVLEALLRGPDEVLVLDEPDNFLDVPGKRWLEDRLVETPKSVLYVSHDRELLARTAQSIVTIELGAAGNTAWVHPGGFDSYHQARAERFARLDELRRRWDDEHVKLKALVQMYKQKAAYNSDMTSRYRAAQTRLARFRDAGPPEAQPRQQTVTMRLRGGRTGKRALVCENLELAGLMKPFDLEVWYGDRVAVLGSNGSGKSHFLRLLAAGGSDPEPEHEPVGDLPVEPVRHSGRARLGARVRPGWFAQTHGRPDLFARTLVSILHRGDEHRSGLPRDEASRALARYELADAAEQTFDSLSGGQQARFQILLLELGGATMLLLDEPTDNLDLVSAEALQHALSTFEGTVLTVTHDRWFARDFDRFVVFGADGSVYESAEPVWDEGRVARHRG, via the coding sequence GTGGGACACATCGACGTCAACACGATCTGCTACGGGCTTCCCGACGGTCGCGTCCTCCTGGACGAAGTCTCGTTCCGGGTCAGCGAGGGAGCGAAGGTCGCCTTGATCGGCGCCAACGGCTCCGGCAAGAGCACGCTGCTGCGCATCATCACCGGGGACATCACCCCCGAGGCCGGTTCGGTCACCCGTAGCGGTCGCCTCGGGGTCATGCGGCAGTTCATCGGCCGCGACGGCGCCGATGTTCGCGATCTACTGCTGTCGGTCTCTCCGCCGCGACTGCGCCGGGCCGCCGCGGCAGTCGACCTGGCGGAAGCGAAGATCAAGTCTCGCGACGATACCGAGGCACAACTGGCCTATGCGTCCGCCTTGGCCGAATGGGGCGATGCAGGCGGATACGACGCCGAGGTGCTGTGGGACGTGTGCACCACCAAGGCCCTCGGTATGCCCTTCGACCAATGCATGCGACGTGCGGTACAGACCCTGTCGGGCGGCGAGCAGAAGCGCCTCGTGCTGGAGGCATTGTTGCGTGGGCCCGATGAGGTGCTGGTGCTCGACGAGCCGGACAACTTCCTCGACGTTCCCGGCAAGCGCTGGCTGGAGGACCGCCTGGTCGAGACGCCGAAGAGTGTCTTGTACGTCAGTCACGACCGGGAGTTGCTGGCGCGCACCGCGCAGAGCATCGTCACCATCGAACTGGGCGCGGCAGGCAACACCGCGTGGGTACATCCGGGCGGTTTCGACAGCTACCACCAGGCGCGGGCCGAGCGGTTCGCCCGCCTCGACGAGCTGCGGCGACGGTGGGACGACGAGCACGTCAAGCTCAAAGCGCTGGTCCAGATGTACAAGCAGAAGGCTGCCTACAACTCGGATATGACGTCGCGGTATCGCGCCGCGCAAACGCGGCTCGCACGGTTCCGGGACGCCGGTCCGCCCGAGGCCCAGCCACGCCAGCAGACCGTGACGATGCGGTTGCGCGGCGGGCGCACCGGCAAGCGCGCCCTGGTCTGCGAAAACCTCGAGCTCGCCGGCCTGATGAAGCCGTTCGATCTCGAGGTCTGGTACGGCGATCGAGTCGCCGTACTCGGCTCCAACGGGTCGGGCAAGTCGCACTTTCTGCGCCTGCTCGCAGCGGGCGGCAGCGACCCGGAACCCGAACACGAACCGGTGGGCGATCTGCCGGTCGAACCCGTGCGGCACTCGGGCCGGGCACGGCTCGGCGCTCGGGTTCGTCCGGGGTGGTTCGCCCAAACCCACGGGCGGCCGGACCTTTTCGCTCGCACCCTGGTGTCGATCCTGCATCGCGGCGACGAACACCGGTCCGGCTTGCCGCGTGACGAGGCATCCCGGGCACTTGCCCGCTACGAGCTGGCGGACGCGGCGGAGCAAACGTTCGATTCGCTCTCCGGCGGACAGCAAGCACGGTTCCAGATCCTGCTGCTCGAGCTCGGCGGAGCGACCATGCTCCTGCTGGACGAACCCACCGACAACCTCGACCTCGTCTCCGCCGAAGCCTTGCAGCACGCGTTGAGCACCTTCGAAGGCACCGTTCTCACCGTCACCCATGACCGGTGGTTCGCCCGGGACTTCGATCGCTTCGTCGTCTTCGGCGCCGATGGTTCGGTCTACGAGTCGGCCGAGCCGGTATGGGACGAAGGTCGGGTCGCGCGACACCGTGGCTGA